The Methanoregula sp. UBA64 genome contains the following window.
GAGAGCATGGCAAGGAAGGTGATGGCGGCAACCGGGAGCATGTGAAGAAAACCGGTCCACCCGGCAAACGCCCCGCCGAAGAGGAAGATACTCGCCGAGAGGTACGATACCGCGGCGTTCCCGAAAAACGGGGTGCTCTTGAGCCAGGCCGCATAGAGGACGAGGAGAAGTGAGTTGACGAGGGCGAGCGCAAAGCAGATCTCCGAAGTAAAACCGGCAAGGAAGACACCGGCGCAGAACAGGATACCGGCATAGATAAGGGCAGCATTCCGGCTGACTGCTCCCGAAGGGATGGGGCGTTCGGGGCGGTTGATCCGGTCGATCTCTGCATCGTAATAATCATTGATCACGTTTCCTGCCGCGGTGATCAGGGTGACGACGAGAAGGAGCAGGAGGACGCCGGGCACGAGCGTGCCGGTGGCAATAAGATACGCGACAATGGCGGCAAGGCCGGCAACAACCGCATTTGCCGGGCGGATGATCGAGAGAAAACCTGCGGGCCGCATGAACTAACGTACCTATCTCGCCGGGCTCTTATTAACCTCGCGGCAGCCCGGCCCGGGCCAACGGGATACCGGCTCGTGGATACTTCGGGATGGCTAAAAAAGAGTTCAGGTGAAGATTGCCGGTGAGAGCGACCAGGCAGCGGTGAAACTTACCGGGCTCTCGGATTTCAGGGGTTCGGTCGTCATAAAGACTTCAAGTACTGCTCCCTGGGAGAGGGCGGCGTATTCCTTGTCCGAATCGATCACTACATAATCACGGACCGTGTTTGCCTGCCCGGGCCCAAGAGGAGCCGATTCAGCCCCCGAACCGTCATGCGAAACACCGACTCCCCCGAAGGACACACCGTCGGCACCGGTAATCCTGCTGTACCAGTGGAGCTGGACCGGATCCTTCCCGGCGTTCCGGGCATTGACGTAGATATTGATCTTGTGGGCGCCGGAATCGGATTTGTCAACGGCGATATCTTCTATGGAAGCATTGACCGCACAGGTTCCGTTCTTCAGTGCCAGTACTTCTCTCTGGCCGGGAAGATTTCCCCCAAACGTGGACGCGGGCGAAGTCATTGCGGAGACCACCGGGGTCCCGGTACCGGTCGTACCTGCCGGGGCGTTCGATGTACAGCCTGCGATAAGGATCAGGGAGAGTGCAAGGACTGCAAGGGTAAGGGCAATACTGCGTTTCATGATTCTTCTCTGCTCCTGTCAAGTGAATTTGCAGATCAGTTTTTGTACGGCAGATCTAAAAAAAGTACAGGTAACCATACATTTTTCCCGGGCAAAACGTGCAGGAAACGGCAGGAAAAACAAAAGGGGAACACGACGGGCGAGGGGGGATTTGAACCCCCGACCATTAGCTTAGGAGGCTAACGCTCTATCCGGACTAAGCCACTCGCCCGCTCTCTTACCAATTGCAGGGGAATATGTATAAGTTTTGCGCGCTCGAATCTCTGTAGTTCGCAATGGATCTCACCGAGGCAACGGAAGGAAAGACAACCATGCTTGTGCCGGTCCAGGATACCGGCGGGCAATTCCCACCGGGGACCGCACCGGTCTTTTTCAACCGCCGTATGGAGATCAACCGGGACGCGACCATCCTCCTCCTCTCGGTCCTCAAACCCTCCGATTACGTGGATGCCATGGGGGCGACCGGTGTCCGGGGCCTCCGGGTGGCAAACGAGACCGGGGTCCCGACGACCATCAACGACAAGGACCCCGAAGCAATCCCGGTCATACAGGAGAACGTAAAACGCCTCGGCCTTCCCGTGACGGTCACCTGCCGGGATGCCTGTTCGCTCCTCTTCGAGCAGTCGTTTGACGCAGTCGACCTCGACCCGTACGGTTCGCCGGCGCCGTTTACCGATGCCGGGATCCGTGGCTGCCGGCGCTTCCTTATGGTCACCGCAACCGACACCGCACCGCTCTGCGGGGCACACCTCCATGCCGGCATCCGCCGGTACTATGCCCGGCCGGCAAACACGATGTACCATGCGGAAGTCGGTCTCCGGATCCTCATGGCATTTATCGCACGGGAGACGGTGAAGTACGACAGGGGGGTCGAACCCCTCTTCTGCTTTGCCCGCGAGCACTTTGTCCGGCTCCACCTCCGGCTCACCCGGGGACCGCAGGCAGCCGACCGGACGCTCGCCCGCCTCGGGTTTGTGCTCCAGTGCCCCTCCTGTGCCTACCGCGAGGAGCACCCGGGTATGTTTCCCCCGTCCGGCACCTGCCCGCACTGCAATAAACCGCTCTTCCCGGTCGGGCCGCTCTTCCTCGGGAATACCTTCAGCGACGAGATCCTTTCACAGATGCAGGAGCTGCTCCCCTCGCTCGAACTCGGGACGAAAAAGGAACTGGGCAAAATCCTTGAAACCTGCCGGGAGGAACTGCCCACCGCCACCTTCTACGATTACCACATGCTCGCCCAGAAACTTGCCACATCGCCGCCACGGATAGAGACGGTTCTCGAACGGCTCCGTTCTGCCGGGTATAACGCGAGCAGGACGCACCTCTCGGGAACAGGGCTCAAAACCGATGCACCGCTGCCGGTCATCAACGAAGCACTTACCGGCAAATAACAGGGATCCCGTACAGTGGCTGCTTTTTTTAATTGCGTGCCACTATGTCTGACCTGCACTCAATTCGCCGGTCAGAATTCTGACAGGATATACTACGGCATTACTCACCATATCCGGATGATAAAAAATAATCTCCAAATCTAAATCGAGTACTATAATGACTATCCCATACAACAATTTTTTGATAAGCCATGATCCAGACCGCCTGTTTTATTGCACATTCACCTGATGAACTCATGGAGGGAATGACACAAAAAAAGCCATTTGCTCCCACACTTGCTTTTGTCTTTGGTGCGGTAAAACTCGGACTCCCCGATATTGCACGGCGTCTTGGCACTCTGAATATTCCGGTTTTTGGTTCATCGTCGGGAGGGGAGATAATCGCACGGCCCGGGAATTCCCCGGTCAGTGAACAATCCGCAGTATGCTGCCTCCTGGACATCCCACCGGCGTATTTTTCCGTGGAACTCTTTGATCGGAACAACGGTGATGCAGCGGAATTCGGAAAACAGATCGGGAAATGGGGTGCAGAACGGTTCTCCCATCCGGCATTTATTCTCCTGATTGCAAATCTCGATAACAATGGGGAGGAGATTATCAGAGGAATAGAAAGTGTTTGTCCGACGGATACACCCATTTTCGGAGGATTTGCCGGGGATACTTCCATCCCAAAAAAGCCGGTTGTCTTTACAAACGACAGGCATGTCACTGACGGGCTTGTCGCGCTTGTCGTGGATCACGATAAAGTATCGGTTCGCGGGGTTACGACCAGCGGATGGACCGGCATTGGTGTCGATCTCGTGATCACATCTTCAAAGGAACGTACGGTATACACTATCAATGATCGCCCTGCTCTCGATGTCATAGAGGAATACCTGAATGTGACCGATGCCGATATATTACCGGTAGCGATAAATTTCCCGTTGCTCGTAAAACGGCCTGACGGGATCCAGATCCTCCGCACGATCTTTGCTGCCGATTTTCCCGCACGATCTATCAGGTTTGCCGGCAATGTCCCGCAGGGATCGAAGGTGATGTTCTCAAGTTCGTTCGGGCGCAATACAACCGTTACAGCACTCCATGATATGGAAACCTATCACACCCACCATAAAAAAGCGGATCTTCTCCTCATGTTCAGCTGCCTTGCACGCCTGAAATCCTCCGGACCCCGGGTGAACGATGAGATCACTGCTGCGTATAACTTCTGGAAATGCCCTCTCGTGGGATTATTCTGCTGCGGGGAGATCGGTCCGGCCGGGACAGGTACCTGCGAACTCTATAACGAGAGTATCTCGCTTGTTCTTTTCCAGATCAAATAAGGGACATTATGAGAGAGCTGGACAACCTGGGAAATATCTGGCGGGATATACAGGAACGCCTTTCTCCAGAAGAGAGACGGGATCTGGAACGGACACTTACAGCAGCAACGGATGCTGTGGCATTCCTGGAAACAAAATACATCGATGCACTTCGGGACCGGGAGGTCGTGCATTCGCTCTTAGAAAAGACTTCAGCCGATCTTGTCCGGAGATACCAGACAACGTTTGAGTATTCCGGTACTGCAATGATGGTACTCGAACGTGATGGGAGGATATCCCTTGCCAACTCGCATGCCAAACGTATGCTAGGGTATTCCGCCGAGGAAATTGGGAGTTCCCCCCGGATTTTTCAGTTTACCGATGCATCACTTGAGGAAAAGATCCGCCTTTTTTTACAGAAAACAAACCCTGCCGGGGATTCCCCGTCACTGCAATTGGAGGGACAGGTAACCCGCAGTAACGGAGAAATGGTATCTGTTACCGGGACCCTTGGGAGATTTCCCGAAACCGGACAATGCATTCTCTCCCTTCTCGAT
Protein-coding sequences here:
- a CDS encoding tRNA (guanine(26)-N(2))-dimethyltransferase, whose amino-acid sequence is MDLTEATEGKTTMLVPVQDTGGQFPPGTAPVFFNRRMEINRDATILLLSVLKPSDYVDAMGATGVRGLRVANETGVPTTINDKDPEAIPVIQENVKRLGLPVTVTCRDACSLLFEQSFDAVDLDPYGSPAPFTDAGIRGCRRFLMVTATDTAPLCGAHLHAGIRRYYARPANTMYHAEVGLRILMAFIARETVKYDRGVEPLFCFAREHFVRLHLRLTRGPQAADRTLARLGFVLQCPSCAYREEHPGMFPPSGTCPHCNKPLFPVGPLFLGNTFSDEILSQMQELLPSLELGTKKELGKILETCREELPTATFYDYHMLAQKLATSPPRIETVLERLRSAGYNASRTHLSGTGLKTDAPLPVINEALTGK
- a CDS encoding FIST signal transduction protein, which gives rise to MTQKKPFAPTLAFVFGAVKLGLPDIARRLGTLNIPVFGSSSGGEIIARPGNSPVSEQSAVCCLLDIPPAYFSVELFDRNNGDAAEFGKQIGKWGAERFSHPAFILLIANLDNNGEEIIRGIESVCPTDTPIFGGFAGDTSIPKKPVVFTNDRHVTDGLVALVVDHDKVSVRGVTTSGWTGIGVDLVITSSKERTVYTINDRPALDVIEEYLNVTDADILPVAINFPLLVKRPDGIQILRTIFAADFPARSIRFAGNVPQGSKVMFSSSFGRNTTVTALHDMETYHTHHKKADLLLMFSCLARLKSSGPRVNDEITAAYNFWKCPLVGLFCCGEIGPAGTGTCELYNESISLVLFQIK
- a CDS encoding geranylgeranylglycerol-phosphate geranylgeranyltransferase; translation: MRPAGFLSIIRPANAVVAGLAAIVAYLIATGTLVPGVLLLLLVVTLITAAGNVINDYYDAEIDRINRPERPIPSGAVSRNAALIYAGILFCAGVFLAGFTSEICFALALVNSLLLVLYAAWLKSTPFFGNAAVSYLSASIFLFGGAFAGWTGFLHMLPVAAITFLAMLSREILKDAEDMEGDRAGGADTLPLRIGVKKSALLAFVFAIAAVAASAVPYAWWGPGYLLGIAIVDLVILAAAARALPCSDPAALKATGSTGLLKYGMFASLVIFTLSALFL